In Pseudomonas deceptionensis, a single window of DNA contains:
- a CDS encoding catalase family protein, whose protein sequence is MLTTFWLRLGKWLGKLLLILIALGLLGWALATGWYAWQHRGPVSAQEQIPPGEADMTRDTIQTAIRIVDQHRENTRYLRDAHAKAHGCVKAQVQVLDDLDPALRQGVFATPGKTWQAVMRLSNGNAYPQFDSIRDARGMAIKLQDVPGAQLLPSQQGRGEQDFVMFNHPNFFVSDVAEYRQNIAAQADGKKITAFFPSWDPRSWQVRHLFIALATLSPAPASPTQTTYFSVSPYKFGTANAKYRVAPDPESCPAYTLAEQNEALPNFLRNALNQQLSTDRVPACFVLQIQRQNANRFMPIEDTSIEWKESEAPFETVARIKVAPQDFDTPSQNLTCDNLSFSPWHGIEEHRPIGGINRLRKAVYDAVSEYRHTRNAQQ, encoded by the coding sequence ATGCTGACCACTTTCTGGCTTCGACTCGGCAAATGGCTGGGCAAGTTACTTTTGATATTGATTGCCCTGGGATTGCTAGGCTGGGCGCTGGCCACCGGCTGGTACGCCTGGCAGCACCGCGGCCCCGTCTCGGCCCAGGAGCAGATCCCGCCGGGTGAAGCCGACATGACCCGCGACACCATCCAGACCGCAATCAGGATTGTCGACCAGCACCGCGAAAACACACGCTATCTGCGCGATGCCCACGCCAAGGCCCATGGTTGCGTCAAGGCGCAAGTGCAGGTGCTGGACGATCTGGACCCTGCATTGCGCCAAGGGGTATTCGCCACTCCGGGCAAAACCTGGCAAGCGGTGATGCGTCTGTCCAACGGCAACGCGTACCCGCAATTCGACAGCATTCGCGATGCCCGCGGCATGGCGATCAAGTTGCAGGACGTGCCGGGGGCGCAGTTGCTACCAAGCCAACAGGGTCGTGGCGAACAGGACTTTGTGATGTTTAACCATCCCAACTTCTTCGTCAGTGACGTGGCCGAATACCGCCAGAACATTGCTGCCCAGGCCGATGGCAAAAAGATAACGGCGTTTTTCCCGTCATGGGACCCGCGCAGCTGGCAAGTCCGCCATTTGTTTATTGCCCTGGCCACCTTGTCGCCGGCACCGGCCAGCCCGACGCAAACCACCTACTTCTCGGTCTCGCCCTACAAGTTCGGCACCGCCAATGCCAAGTACCGTGTGGCACCGGACCCCGAAAGCTGCCCGGCCTACACCTTGGCGGAGCAAAACGAGGCGCTGCCCAACTTCTTGCGCAATGCCTTGAACCAGCAACTGTCCACGGACCGGGTGCCGGCCTGTTTTGTACTGCAGATTCAACGCCAGAACGCCAATCGCTTCATGCCGATCGAAGACACCAGCATCGAATGGAAAGAGTCTGAGGCCCCGTTCGAGACAGTGGCGCGGATCAAGGTTGCACCGCAGGACTTCGACACTCCAAGCCAGAACCTGACCTGCGACAACCTGTCGTTCAGCCCGTGGCATGGCATCGAAGAGCATCGGCCGATTGGCGGGATCAATCGTCTGCGCAAGGCAGTGTATGACGCGGTGAGCGAGTACCGGCATACGCGTAACGCGCAGCAGTAA
- a CDS encoding 5'-nucleotidase, producing the protein MSKGLKGKLVLAISSRALFDLNDSHRVYLTQGIEAYRQYQIEHEDEVLAPGDAFALVQKLLSFNAHLGRERVEVVLVSRNSADTGLRVFNSIQHYDLNISRAAFSGGRNPHPYLSAFGCDLFLSTHAEDVRSALNEGFAAATILSGGALRAESNELRIAFDGDAVLFSDEAERVFQSGGLEAFQSLERESARSPLRGGPFKGFLEALNLLQREFPDDACPIRTALVTARSAPAHERVIRTLRDWDIRLDESLFLGGLDKSAFLEAFAADVFFDDQAGHCERARQVVATGHVPHGISNESGGVATE; encoded by the coding sequence ATGAGCAAAGGCTTAAAGGGCAAGTTGGTGCTGGCGATTTCTTCTCGGGCGCTGTTTGACCTGAATGATAGCCATCGGGTGTATCTGACCCAGGGGATTGAGGCATATCGCCAATACCAGATCGAACATGAAGATGAAGTCCTTGCGCCGGGGGATGCCTTCGCGCTGGTCCAAAAGCTCCTCAGTTTCAACGCACACCTGGGACGTGAGCGGGTTGAGGTGGTGCTGGTGTCACGCAATAGCGCCGACACCGGGCTGCGGGTGTTCAATTCGATCCAGCATTACGACCTGAACATTTCCCGTGCCGCCTTTTCCGGTGGGCGAAACCCCCATCCGTATCTCAGCGCGTTTGGCTGTGACCTGTTTTTGTCGACCCATGCCGAGGATGTACGCAGCGCTCTGAATGAAGGCTTTGCGGCGGCTACGATCCTCTCGGGCGGGGCGCTGCGTGCCGAGAGCAACGAGCTGCGCATTGCCTTTGACGGTGATGCGGTGCTGTTTTCCGATGAGGCGGAGCGGGTGTTCCAGTCCGGGGGGCTGGAGGCTTTTCAGTCCCTTGAGCGCGAATCCGCGCGCAGCCCGTTGCGAGGCGGACCGTTCAAGGGTTTTTTGGAGGCGCTGAACCTGTTGCAGCGAGAGTTTCCTGACGACGCGTGCCCGATTCGCACTGCGCTGGTCACCGCACGTTCGGCGCCTGCCCATGAGCGGGTGATCCGCACGTTGCGCGATTGGGATATTCGTCTGGATGAGTCGCTGTTTCTCGGCGGGCTGGATAAATCGGCGTTTCTGGAAGCCTTTGCCGCCGATGTCTTTTTTGATGATCAGGCCGGCCATTGCGAAAGGGCGCGTCAGGTTGTCGCCACCGGCCATGTACCTCACGGCATCAGCAATGAATCCGGGGGGGTGGCGACAGAGTAA
- the cysB gene encoding HTH-type transcriptional regulator CysB codes for MKLQQLRYIWEVAHHDLNVSATAQSLYTSQPGISKQIRLLEDELGVEVFARSGKHLTRVTPAGERIITTAGEILRKVESIKQIAQEFSNEKKGTLSIATTHTQARYALPPVISTFIKQYPDVALHMHQGSPMQIAEMAADGTVDFAIATEALELFGDLVMMPCYRWNRCVVVPQGHPLTKLPKLTLEALAEYPIVTYVFGFTGRSKLDEAFSHRGLTPKVVFTAADADVIKTYVRLGLGVGIVAKMAVDTKLDNDLVVLDASELFESSITKIGFRRGTFLRGFMCDFIEKFAPHLTREVMAKAIACHNKQELEELFEGVELPVH; via the coding sequence ATGAAGCTTCAACAATTGCGCTACATCTGGGAAGTGGCGCACCACGACCTCAACGTTTCGGCCACCGCGCAGAGCCTTTACACCTCACAGCCGGGTATCAGCAAACAGATCCGCCTGCTTGAAGACGAGCTGGGTGTCGAGGTTTTTGCCCGCAGCGGCAAGCATTTGACCCGTGTCACGCCCGCAGGCGAGCGCATTATCACTACCGCTGGCGAGATCTTGCGCAAGGTCGAGAGCATCAAGCAGATCGCTCAAGAGTTTTCCAACGAGAAGAAGGGCACGCTGTCGATTGCCACCACCCACACCCAGGCACGTTATGCCTTGCCGCCGGTGATCAGCACTTTCATCAAGCAATACCCTGATGTTGCGCTGCATATGCACCAGGGTTCGCCGATGCAAATCGCCGAGATGGCCGCTGACGGCACCGTCGACTTTGCCATTGCGACTGAAGCACTGGAGCTGTTCGGCGACCTGGTAATGATGCCGTGCTACCGCTGGAACCGCTGTGTGGTCGTGCCGCAGGGCCACCCGCTTACCAAGCTGCCCAAGCTGACCCTTGAAGCGCTGGCTGAATATCCGATTGTGACTTACGTGTTCGGCTTCACTGGCCGTTCCAAGCTCGACGAAGCCTTCAGCCATCGCGGTCTGACCCCTAAAGTGGTGTTCACCGCTGCCGATGCCGACGTGATCAAAACCTATGTGCGCCTGGGTCTGGGTGTGGGTATCGTGGCCAAGATGGCCGTGGATACCAAGCTCGACAACGACCTGGTGGTACTGGATGCCAGCGAACTGTTTGAGTCCAGCATCACCAAGATCGGTTTCCGTCGTGGCACCTTCCTGCGCGGGTTCATGTGCGACTTTATCGAAAAGTTTGCCCCGCACCTGACACGTGAAGTGATGGCCAAGGCGATTGCCTGCCACAACAAGCAAGAGCTCGAAGAGCTGTTTGAAGGGGTTGAACTGCCGGTGCATTGA
- a CDS encoding 3-deoxy-7-phosphoheptulonate synthase: MADLPIDDLNVASNETLITPEQLKREIPLSEAALQTVTKGREVIRNILDGTDHRLFVVIGPCSIHDLKAAHEYAERLKVLAAEVSDTLYLVMRVYFEKPRTTVGWKGLINDPYLDDSFKIQDGLHIGRKLLLDLAEMGLPTATEALDPISPQYLQDLISWSAIGARTTESQTHREMASGLSSAVGFKNGTDGGLTVAINALQSVSSPHRFLGINQEGGVSIVTTKGNAYGHVVLRGGNGKPNYDSVSVALCEQALTKSKISPNIMVDCSHANSNKDPALQPLVMENVANQIVEGNQSIIGLMVESHLNWGCQAIPKNLEDLQYGVSITDACIDWTATENTLRSMHAKLKDVLPKRARG; this comes from the coding sequence ATGGCTGATTTACCGATCGACGACCTAAACGTTGCCTCCAACGAAACCCTGATCACACCTGAACAGCTCAAGCGCGAGATCCCTCTCAGCGAAGCAGCGCTGCAGACCGTGACCAAAGGGCGCGAGGTGATTCGCAACATCCTGGATGGTACCGACCATCGACTGTTCGTTGTCATCGGGCCTTGCTCGATCCACGATCTCAAGGCTGCCCATGAGTACGCAGAGCGCCTCAAGGTGCTCGCGGCTGAAGTCAGCGACACGCTGTATCTGGTCATGCGGGTCTATTTCGAAAAGCCACGCACCACTGTGGGCTGGAAAGGCCTGATCAACGACCCGTACCTGGACGACTCGTTCAAGATCCAGGACGGTCTGCACATTGGCCGCAAACTGCTGCTGGACCTGGCCGAAATGGGCCTGCCGACCGCAACAGAAGCCCTTGATCCGATTTCCCCGCAGTACCTGCAAGACCTGATCAGCTGGTCGGCCATCGGCGCGCGCACCACCGAGTCCCAGACGCACCGTGAAATGGCGTCCGGCCTGTCTTCGGCCGTGGGATTCAAGAACGGCACCGACGGCGGCCTGACGGTTGCCATCAATGCCCTGCAGTCGGTTTCGAGCCCGCATCGCTTTCTGGGTATCAACCAGGAAGGCGGCGTGTCGATCGTCACGACCAAGGGCAACGCCTACGGCCACGTGGTACTGCGCGGCGGCAACGGCAAGCCGAACTATGATTCCGTCAGCGTTGCGCTCTGCGAGCAGGCACTGACCAAGTCCAAGATCAGCCCGAACATCATGGTCGACTGCAGCCACGCCAACTCCAACAAAGACCCGGCCCTGCAGCCTCTGGTCATGGAGAACGTGGCCAATCAGATCGTCGAAGGCAACCAGTCGATTATCGGCCTGATGGTTGAAAGCCATCTGAACTGGGGCTGCCAGGCAATCCCTAAAAACCTCGAAGACCTGCAGTACGGCGTGTCTATTACCGATGCCTGCATTGATTGGACGGCCACCGAAAACACCTTGCGCAGCATGCATGCCAAGCTCAAGGACGTACTGCCAAAACGTGCACGCGGCTGA
- a CDS encoding universal stress protein, translated as MIRSILYATDLGVYAPVVMQHALGLARSFRAELYVVHVVEPMGLFAESVLQSYLDEQALSELHRQGMSTMLSNIELRVLESLREELAGWEQELALIRSVKVIQGEPSQVILEQSHKLAVDLLVLGSHAQPTGGESHLGRTAARVIELAQMPVYLVPLVQRRRSTDV; from the coding sequence ATGATTCGCTCAATTCTGTACGCCACGGATCTCGGTGTTTACGCGCCGGTTGTGATGCAGCACGCGTTGGGATTGGCTCGCAGCTTTCGCGCAGAGTTGTATGTGGTGCATGTGGTTGAGCCCATGGGGCTGTTTGCCGAGTCGGTATTGCAGAGCTACCTCGATGAACAGGCGTTGAGCGAGCTGCACCGGCAAGGCATGAGCACCATGCTTTCAAATATAGAGTTGCGTGTGCTTGAGAGCCTTCGGGAGGAGTTGGCAGGGTGGGAACAGGAACTGGCATTGATTCGCTCGGTCAAGGTTATTCAGGGCGAGCCTTCCCAGGTCATTCTGGAGCAGTCGCACAAGCTGGCCGTTGACCTGTTGGTTCTGGGCAGTCACGCCCAGCCCACGGGCGGAGAATCGCATTTGGGGCGAACGGCAGCACGGGTTATCGAGCTGGCGCAGATGCCGGTGTATCTGGTGCCGCTGGTGCAGCGTCGGCGCAGCACTGATGTGTAA
- the oprI gene encoding outer membrane lipoprotei OprI, with the protein MNNVLKFSALALAAVLATGCSSVSKETEARLTATEDAAARSQARADEAYRKADEALAAAQKAQQTADEANERALRMLEKASRK; encoded by the coding sequence ATGAACAACGTTCTGAAATTCTCTGCTCTGGCATTGGCCGCAGTTCTGGCTACCGGTTGCAGCAGCGTATCTAAAGAAACTGAAGCCCGTCTGACTGCAACTGAAGATGCAGCAGCTCGCTCCCAGGCTCGTGCTGACGAAGCCTACCGTAAAGCTGACGAAGCTCTGGCTGCTGCTCAAAAAGCACAACAGACTGCTGATGAAGCAAACGAGCGCGCTCTGCGCATGCTTGAGAAAGCAAGCCGCAAGTAA
- a CDS encoding FKBP-type peptidyl-prolyl cis-trans isomerase, whose protein sequence is MKQHRLAAAVALVSLVLAGCDSQTSVELKTPAQKASYGIGLNMGKSLAQEGMDDLDSKAVAQGIEDAVGKKEQKLKDDELIEAFAALQKRAEERLTKMSEEASTAGKKFLEENGKKAGVVTTASGLQYEVIKKADGPQPKATDVVTVHYEGKLIDGKVFDSSVERGSPIDLPVSGVIPGWVEGLQLMHVGEKYKLYIPSELAYGAQSPSPSIPANSVLVFDLELLGIKDPAKQEADAAQ, encoded by the coding sequence ATGAAACAGCATCGGTTGGCGGCAGCTGTGGCCCTGGTAAGCCTGGTACTGGCGGGTTGTGATTCGCAGACCAGCGTAGAGCTGAAAACCCCGGCGCAAAAAGCCTCGTACGGCATTGGCCTGAACATGGGTAAAAGCCTGGCTCAAGAAGGCATGGATGATCTGGATTCCAAGGCCGTAGCCCAGGGCATCGAAGATGCCGTTGGCAAGAAAGAGCAGAAACTGAAAGACGATGAACTGATCGAAGCGTTCGCCGCCCTGCAAAAGCGTGCCGAAGAACGTCTGACCAAAATGAGCGAAGAAGCCTCGACAGCAGGCAAAAAATTCCTCGAAGAAAATGGCAAGAAAGCCGGTGTTGTCACTACCGCTTCTGGCTTGCAGTACGAAGTCATCAAGAAAGCCGATGGCCCTCAGCCTAAAGCCACTGACGTGGTGACTGTTCACTACGAAGGCAAGCTGATTGATGGCAAGGTGTTCGACAGCTCGGTAGAGCGCGGCAGCCCGATTGATCTGCCAGTCAGCGGCGTGATCCCGGGTTGGGTTGAAGGTCTGCAACTGATGCACGTTGGTGAGAAATACAAGCTGTATATCCCTAGCGAGCTGGCTTACGGCGCACAAAGCCCAAGCCCGTCGATCCCGGCCAATTCGGTACTGGTGTTTGACCTTGAGCTGCTGGGCATCAAAGACCCTGCAAAACAAGAGGCAGATGCTGCGCAATAA
- a CDS encoding di-heme-cytochrome C peroxidase, with protein MRLFYRVLLGLLVALAMGLGLVIYFIANPKLPAYQPPQQLHYLDQWSPAERQTYYYTPQGTQVKGLHYDWFSALELPFSKQPFAAPEYLARFGFLVDPQQQASAANPANLPVGFTRHQNPGSSTQYLDITCAACHTGELRFKGQAVRIDGAPAQHVLPSSVPTLRGGSFGQALVASLAATYYNPWKFERFARTVLGDQYEAQHQQLRKDFKASLNTFLSVAWNDTHRGLYPTLEGPGRTDAFGRIANASFGDAISPDNYRVANAPVDYPHLWDMWTFDWVQWNGSAKQPMARNIGEALGVGATLNFFDTHGQPLQGDARYPSSVRVNDLHLIEETLQKLKPPTWPEALFGKVDRPLAAKGRALFTENCAGCHVPPVVEENGRWVKQLKMLPVDVIGTDPNTANNIADNRYDLSALQWDPAELATMNVDLYPKSDVPLDMSKLSVAKGLAYVTAFVEKHAYQQAGIDPQEQARLNGFGLPIGVMELRAYKARPLDGIWATAPFLHNGSVPTIYQLLSPQAERDQTFYRGSFEYDPRHLGYSTQAFDGGFVLDTRISGNHNSGHEFRAGPRGNGVIGRQLQPEERWALLEYLKVLGGPLEQQLPNE; from the coding sequence GTGCGTCTGTTTTACCGTGTTCTGCTGGGGTTGCTAGTGGCTTTGGCCATGGGACTTGGCCTGGTGATCTACTTCATCGCCAACCCGAAACTGCCTGCCTACCAACCTCCGCAGCAGCTGCACTATCTTGATCAGTGGAGCCCTGCCGAGCGTCAAACCTATTACTACACGCCCCAGGGCACACAGGTTAAAGGTTTGCATTACGACTGGTTCAGCGCCCTTGAGCTGCCCTTTTCAAAGCAACCCTTCGCTGCGCCGGAGTATCTGGCCCGCTTCGGCTTTTTGGTTGACCCACAGCAGCAGGCCAGCGCCGCCAACCCGGCCAACTTGCCCGTAGGTTTTACCCGCCATCAAAACCCGGGCAGCAGCACGCAATACCTGGACATCACCTGCGCTGCCTGCCACACCGGCGAATTGCGTTTCAAAGGCCAGGCTGTGCGTATTGACGGCGCCCCGGCACAGCACGTATTGCCATCCAGCGTACCGACCTTGCGCGGCGGCAGCTTTGGCCAGGCGCTGGTAGCCAGCCTCGCCGCTACGTATTACAACCCATGGAAATTCGAGCGCTTTGCCCGCACCGTCCTGGGTGATCAGTACGAGGCACAGCACCAGCAACTGCGCAAAGATTTCAAGGCATCCCTGAACACGTTTCTGAGCGTGGCCTGGAACGACACCCATCGCGGCCTCTATCCGACCCTCGAAGGCCCGGGGCGCACCGATGCCTTCGGCCGGATCGCCAATGCCAGCTTCGGCGATGCAATTTCCCCCGACAATTACCGCGTGGCCAACGCTCCGGTGGACTACCCGCACCTGTGGGATATGTGGACGTTCGACTGGGTGCAGTGGAACGGCTCGGCCAAGCAGCCAATGGCGCGCAATATCGGTGAAGCCCTGGGCGTAGGCGCCACCCTGAACTTTTTCGACACCCACGGCCAACCCCTGCAAGGCGATGCCCGCTACCCTTCGAGTGTCCGGGTAAACGACTTGCACCTGATTGAAGAAACCCTGCAAAAGCTCAAGCCTCCTACCTGGCCCGAAGCGCTGTTCGGCAAGGTTGATCGCCCGCTCGCGGCCAAAGGCCGGGCGCTGTTCACTGAAAACTGCGCCGGCTGCCACGTACCGCCAGTGGTCGAAGAAAACGGGCGTTGGGTCAAGCAACTCAAAATGCTGCCTGTCGACGTGATCGGTACCGACCCCAATACTGCCAACAACATCGCCGACAATCGCTACGACCTGAGCGCGCTGCAATGGGACCCGGCCGAGCTGGCAACCATGAACGTGGACCTGTACCCGAAAAGCGACGTGCCTCTGGACATGAGCAAACTGTCGGTGGCAAAAGGCCTGGCGTATGTCACCGCCTTTGTTGAGAAGCATGCTTACCAGCAAGCCGGTATCGACCCGCAAGAACAGGCACGCCTCAATGGATTTGGCCTGCCGATCGGTGTCATGGAGTTGCGTGCCTACAAGGCACGACCGCTCGACGGGATATGGGCCACGGCGCCCTTCCTGCACAACGGCTCGGTACCTACGATCTACCAGTTGCTGTCGCCACAGGCTGAGCGCGACCAGACCTTCTATCGCGGCAGTTTTGAATACGACCCCCGCCACTTGGGCTACAGCACGCAGGCCTTTGACGGCGGTTTTGTGCTCGACACCCGCATCAGCGGCAACCATAACAGCGGCCACGAGTTCCGTGCCGGCCCCCGTGGCAATGGCGTGATTGGCCGCCAGCTGCAACCCGAAGAACGCTGGGCGTTGCTGGAGTACCTAAAAGTGCTCGGCGGCCCCCTGGAACAACAGTTGCCCAACGAATGA
- a CDS encoding GNAT family N-acetyltransferase, which produces MSEALSIHHDQAGHQFETTVDGHRAYLTYMDLGKQTLDIYRTFVPNALRGRGIAAALTEQALDYADKMGYEVIPSCSYVERYMERHKRPQANT; this is translated from the coding sequence ATGAGCGAGGCGTTGTCTATCCACCATGACCAGGCAGGTCACCAGTTTGAGACCACTGTCGACGGTCATCGTGCTTACCTGACCTATATGGATTTGGGCAAGCAGACTCTGGATATCTATCGCACGTTCGTGCCCAATGCCCTGCGTGGTCGGGGTATCGCGGCAGCCTTGACGGAGCAGGCACTCGATTATGCCGACAAGATGGGGTACGAGGTGATCCCGTCATGTTCTTATGTAGAGCGCTACATGGAGCGTCACAAGCGCCCTCAGGCCAACACCTGA
- a CDS encoding helix-turn-helix domain-containing protein, with product MDLQIIKRNGEPEYAVLSWESYQALLKAAGLKEQVTTPVADRQPPTPEQERPGLDQLRGLRENKGLALEALARTVGISPSYLTMIETGERLPDLAIRRSLAWELGVAGWREAS from the coding sequence ATGGATCTTCAAATCATCAAGCGCAATGGTGAACCTGAATACGCGGTTCTCTCATGGGAAAGCTATCAGGCACTGCTCAAGGCTGCAGGTCTCAAGGAACAAGTGACTACGCCTGTGGCAGACCGACAGCCCCCGACACCCGAGCAGGAGCGCCCGGGGCTTGATCAGTTGCGTGGCTTGCGCGAGAACAAGGGCCTGGCCCTTGAGGCATTGGCACGTACGGTCGGCATTAGCCCGTCGTATCTGACCATGATTGAAACCGGCGAGCGTCTACCTGACCTAGCCATTCGTCGCAGCCTGGCCTGGGAGCTGGGTGTCGCGGGCTGGAGGGAAGCATCATGA
- a CDS encoding PilZ domain-containing protein, protein MGRFLPHPDDIPVEITLRKQPALSRQKLHSISLGGVSCNSDRGWRRGTAVDMCMPTLGENARYPGYIAWCEKHLEGYRIGVALTDEQTLFGARMGEQVCQIEHYSRLQLQQGPYPQTMEDLALEWVTHHAAEFSQATLDHALAQPALD, encoded by the coding sequence ATGGGTCGTTTTTTACCTCACCCAGACGATATTCCCGTTGAGATAACGCTACGTAAACAACCTGCCCTTTCTCGCCAGAAGCTGCACTCTATCAGCCTGGGAGGCGTGTCATGCAACAGCGATAGAGGCTGGCGACGCGGCACTGCGGTCGACATGTGCATGCCCACCCTGGGCGAGAACGCCCGCTACCCGGGCTATATAGCCTGGTGCGAAAAACACCTTGAGGGTTACAGGATCGGGGTGGCCCTTACCGACGAACAAACCTTGTTTGGCGCGCGCATGGGCGAGCAGGTGTGCCAGATAGAGCATTACTCGCGTCTTCAGCTGCAACAGGGCCCCTACCCGCAAACGATGGAAGACCTGGCCCTGGAGTGGGTTACCCATCATGCCGCAGAGTTCTCCCAGGCCACACTGGATCACGCACTGGCGCAACCAGCACTGGATTAA
- a CDS encoding tetratricopeptide repeat protein gives MLWRFKARLSYWLARKLFHRPWCVRQPRIWRWMEGQFARMANLGDTRAQSFYGHILAFRGQGLGAKEEGVRLLRLAALSGDGKAAYQVGVFCLAGTLSKNPDAAEAARWWTMAVKAGHPLAANKLSALYLQGGPGLQADPALARHYQS, from the coding sequence GTGCTCTGGCGATTCAAGGCGCGTCTGAGCTACTGGCTGGCGCGCAAGTTGTTTCATCGGCCCTGGTGCGTGCGTCAACCGCGCATCTGGCGCTGGATGGAGGGGCAGTTCGCACGCATGGCCAACCTGGGAGATACCCGCGCTCAGAGCTTCTACGGGCACATCCTGGCCTTTCGCGGTCAAGGGCTGGGCGCCAAGGAGGAGGGCGTGCGTTTGTTGCGCCTGGCGGCGCTGAGCGGCGATGGCAAGGCGGCTTACCAAGTGGGCGTTTTCTGCCTGGCAGGTACGCTCAGTAAAAACCCGGATGCGGCAGAGGCTGCCCGCTGGTGGACGATGGCAGTAAAGGCCGGGCATCCGCTGGCCGCCAACAAGCTGTCGGCGCTGTATTTGCAGGGTGGCCCGGGGTTGCAGGCTGATCCGGCACTGGCCCGGCATTACCAGTCTTAG
- a CDS encoding L,D-transpeptidase family protein, whose protein sequence is MLSRLPAVTRYLSVAALCVAGPAVALEFPLPPPGEDVVGQVQVIKGKYEDSFADLGNTYELGYSEMIAANPGIDAWLPVKKNPDGTIVDTDIVLPTQFILPPGKREGIVINLAEYRLYYFPKDQNKVYTFPLGIGREGWGSPLGQTRITAKTPNPTWTPPASIKAEHAKNGDPLPNVVPAGPDNPLGPFKFTLGMPGYLIHGSNAKFGIGTGTSHGCFRMLNKNVLQMSQMVPVGTPVRIINEPYKIGVSGGKVLLEVHEPLNVKDGSLVAVSDKSHLTPEDLQNKYAGFINFLLKHKDLENRISIDKDKAFPVVGAETGIPAEIGISNTPVSAGPSLDYVQ, encoded by the coding sequence ATGTTGTCGCGCCTACCTGCAGTCACCCGTTACCTGTCAGTTGCCGCGCTTTGTGTTGCGGGTCCAGCTGTTGCGCTCGAGTTCCCGCTGCCGCCACCTGGCGAAGATGTCGTCGGCCAGGTGCAGGTCATCAAGGGCAAGTACGAAGATTCCTTTGCTGATTTGGGGAACACGTACGAACTGGGCTATTCGGAAATGATTGCCGCCAACCCGGGGATTGATGCCTGGTTACCGGTCAAGAAAAACCCGGATGGCACCATAGTCGACACCGATATCGTGCTGCCTACCCAGTTCATCCTGCCGCCGGGCAAGCGTGAAGGGATCGTGATCAACCTGGCGGAGTACCGGTTGTACTACTTCCCCAAAGACCAGAACAAGGTCTACACCTTCCCGCTGGGCATTGGCCGCGAAGGCTGGGGCTCGCCTTTGGGGCAGACCAGGATCACTGCGAAAACCCCTAACCCGACCTGGACACCGCCGGCTTCAATCAAGGCCGAGCACGCCAAAAACGGTGATCCGCTGCCGAACGTAGTGCCTGCCGGTCCGGATAACCCTCTGGGCCCGTTCAAGTTCACTCTTGGCATGCCGGGTTACCTGATACATGGCTCGAACGCGAAATTCGGCATCGGTACAGGGACCAGCCATGGCTGCTTCCGCATGCTCAACAAGAACGTGCTGCAAATGTCGCAGATGGTGCCTGTCGGTACGCCGGTGCGAATCATTAACGAGCCGTACAAGATCGGCGTCAGTGGCGGCAAGGTATTGCTGGAGGTGCATGAGCCCCTCAATGTCAAAGATGGTTCCCTGGTGGCCGTCAGCGACAAGTCCCACTTGACCCCTGAAGACTTGCAGAACAAGTACGCCGGTTTCATCAACTTCCTGCTCAAGCACAAAGACCTGGAAAACAGGATCTCGATAGACAAGGACAAGGCGTTCCCTGTTGTGGGTGCCGAGACCGGTATACCTGCAGAGATCGGCATTTCCAATACGCCAGTGTCTGCTGGCCCGTCACTGGATTACGTGCAGTAA
- a CDS encoding thioredoxin family protein gives MELTDFDADQRLLALPGTSLVIFTGAGCSACRTARSRLPDMQLPIERLCWIDAGDNGGLVERYGIFHLPTLFVVRDGAFYGELKSRLSEGELAHHIRLALMLEPDELP, from the coding sequence ATGGAACTGACAGACTTTGATGCCGATCAGCGTCTGCTGGCGTTGCCCGGAACCTCGCTGGTGATTTTCACCGGTGCGGGGTGTTCGGCGTGCCGCACGGCCCGCAGCAGGCTGCCTGACATGCAGTTGCCCATTGAGCGGCTGTGCTGGATCGACGCGGGTGACAACGGCGGCCTGGTCGAACGGTACGGGATTTTCCATCTGCCCACCCTGTTTGTGGTCCGTGACGGTGCGTTTTATGGCGAGTTAAAGTCCCGCCTGAGTGAGGGCGAGTTGGCGCACCATATTCGACTCGCCTTGATGCTTGAGCCTGACGAGCTACCTTGA